In one Arachis duranensis cultivar V14167 chromosome 9, aradu.V14167.gnm2.J7QH, whole genome shotgun sequence genomic region, the following are encoded:
- the LOC107467267 gene encoding GEM-like protein 4, protein MSKKMQTSSSLLQDLFIGNPIISAACDQLQKSVNRYYLLDSSSTQSQYSTKASKQSRVYSILNKLRRKGDDSLSRGVQEHVRMAPKISESLKGKLSLGARILQLGGIDKVFKQFFNVREGETLLKASPCYLSTTSGPLAGLLFISSDRVAFCSERSIRVFTGKGQMMRIHYKVSIPLKKIKCVNQRENVEKPKHKYIEIVTMDNFDFWLMGVIKYQKTLTCLEHAISQA, encoded by the exons ATGTCAAAGAAGATGCAGACCTCATCATCACTTCTTCAAGACTTGTTCATTGGAAATCCAATCATCTCAGCAGCATGTGATCAGCTTCAGAAATCAGTTAACAGATACTATTTGCTAGACTCTTCCTCTACTCAATCCCAATATTCAACAAAAGCATCAAAGCAAA GCAGAGTATATTCAATTCTAAACAAACTTAGAAGGAAGGGTGATGATAGTCTTTCACGAGGAGTCCAAGAACATG TGAGAATGGCACCAAAGATATCTGAAAGTCTTAAGGGGAAGTTGAGCTTAGGGGCTAGAATTCTTCAACTTGGTGGAATAGACAAAGTGTTTAAGCAATTCTTCAATGTCAGAGAAGGCGAGACACTTCTAAAAGCTTCGCCATGCTATCTTTCGACGACATCAGGGCCTCTAGCAGGTCTGCTGTTCATCTCAAGTGACAGGGTAGCATTCTGCAGTGAGAGATCAATCAGAGTGTTTACAGGGAAAGGCCAAATGATGAGGATTCATTACAAAGTTTCCATTCCACTCAAAAAGATCAAGTGTGTAAACCAAAGAGAAAATGTTGAGAAGCCAAAACACAAGTATATAGAGATAGTTACAATGGATAACTTTGATTTTTGGTTGATGGGAGTCATAAAGTATCAAAAAACTTTGACATGTCTTGAGCATGCCATTTCTCAAGCTTAA
- the LOC107467276 gene encoding putative GEM-like protein 8 — MQTSSILQDLFIGNPIISAACDQLQKTVNRYYLPDPVIAQSQYSTKASKQSRLYSIINKLVKKADSSHSQGVQEHVRLGTKISETVKEKLRLGAHILQVGGVEKVFKQFFRVKEGERLLKASPCYLSTTSGPLAGLLFVSTDKVAFCSNRSMKVYSREGQMCRIRYKVVIPLKKVKCVNQSESIQKPKQKFIEIDTVDNYEFWFMGVLQYQKTFKYLEQAISQAYMKKESPF; from the exons ATGCAGACCTCATCAATTCTTCAAGATTTGTTCATTGGAAATCCAATCATCTCAGCAGCATGTGATCAGCTGCAGAAGACAGTTAACAGATACTACTTGCCTGATCCTGTCATTGCCCAATCTCAGTACTCAACAAAGGCATCAAAACAAA GTAGACTATACTCCATTATAAACAAGCTTGTAAAGAAAGCAGATAGTAGTCATTCACAAGGAGTTCAAGAACATG TGAGATTGGGGACAAAGATATCTGAAACTGTTAAGGAGAAGTTGAGATTAGGGGCTCATATTCTTCAGGTTGGTGGAGTGGAGAAAGTCTTCAAGCAATTCTTTAGGGTGAAAGAAGGGGAGAGGTTATTGAAAGCGTCACCATGCTATCTATCGACGACGTCAGGCCCTCTAGCAGGTCTGCTCTTTGTCTCCACCGACAAGGTTGCCTTCTGCAGCAATAGATCAATGAAGGTCTACAGCCGGGAAGGCCAGATGTGCAGGATCCGTTATAAG GTTGTCATTCCGCTCAAGAAAGTCAAGTGTGTGAACCAAAGTGAAAGTATTCAAAAACCAAAACAGAAGTTTATAGAGATAGATACAGTGGACAATTATGAATTCTGGTTTATGGGTGTCTTACAGTATCAGAAAACTTTCAAATATCTTGAGCAGGCAATTTCACAAGCTTACATGAAGAAAGAGTCACCCTTTTGA
- the LOC107467475 gene encoding uncharacterized protein LOC107467475, whose product MGRASIFVYIGVAVVLLFFLSRSPHNHHSSTHRHRRLRLRSNFTLTPSHHHSHHDHVAFDPLVAEIERRREDKQWEMEHLRHNHPELVHEDDYDDSAPGHESQPEWEDFMNAEDYLNDEDKFNVTNRLLLLFPKIDVDPPDGFVSEHELTQWNVLQSNREVLHRSQREMDLHDKNHDGFVSFSEYDPPSWVHNSGVGYDMGWWKEEHFNASDADGDGLLNLTEFNDFLHPADSKNPKLHQWLCQEEIRERDTDRDGKINFKEFFHGLFDLVRNYDEETHNGSHHSDNSMDAPARMLFAQLDKDGDGFLSDVELLPIIGKIHPSEQYYAKQQADYIISQADADKDGRLSLTEMIENPYVFYSAIFNDEDDEDDYDYHDEFR is encoded by the exons ATGGGGAGAGCCTCGATTTTCGTGTACATCGGTGTAGCTGTAGTGCTCCTCTTCTTCCTGTCGCGCTCCCCACACAACCACCACTCCTCCACCCACCGCCACCGCCGCCTAAGGCTCCGCTCCAACTTCACCCTAACTCCATCCCACCACCACTCCCACCATGACCACGTCGCCTTCGACCCCCTCGTCGCCGAGATCGAGCGCCGCCGCGAGGACAAGCAGTGGGAGATGGAGCACCTCCGCCACAACCACCCCGAACTAGTTCACGAAGACGACTACGACGACTCCGCCCCCGGCCATGAGTCCCAGCCGGAGTGGGAGGACTTCATGAACGCCGAGGACTACCTCAACGACGAGGACAAGTTCAATGTCACCAACAggctcctcctcctcttccccaAGATCGATGTGGACCCCCCCGACGGGTTTGTTAGCGAGCACGAGTTGACTCAGTGGAACGTTCTCCAGTCCAACAGAGAGGTTCTCCACCGCTCCCAGAGGGAGATGGATCTCCACGACAAGAACCACGACGGCTTCGTCTCCTTCTCCGAGTACGATCCTCCCAGCTGGGTTCACAATTCAG GTGTTGGATATGACATGGGTTGGTGGAAAGAAGAGCATTTTAATGCATCTGATGCAGATGGAGATGGTCTTCTCAACTTAACCGAGTTCAATGA CTTTCTTCACCCAGCTGACAGCAAAAACCCAAAGCTTCATCAATGGCTGTGCCAGGAGGAAATCAG GGAGAGAGATACAGACCGAGATGGAAAGATCAACTTTAAAGAGTTTTTCCATGGGCTCTTTGATTTGGTAAGAAATTATGATGAAGAAACTCACAATGGTTCACATCATTCTGATAATTCAATGGATGCACCAGCTAGAATGTTGTTTGCTCAGCTTGACAAAGATGGAGATGG GTTCTTGTCAGATGTTGAACTACTCCCTATAATTGGGAAAATCCATCCATCTGAGCAATATTATGCAAAGCAACAAGCAGATTATATCATTTCACAG GCGGACGCTGACAAAGATGGGCGCCTTAGTTTGACTGAGATGATTGAGAACCCATATGTATTTTATAGTGCCATTTTTAACGATGAAGATGACGAAGACGACTATGATTACCACGACGAGTTCCGGTAA
- the LOC107467474 gene encoding aluminum-activated malate transporter 12, which yields MAEINTTSKRSSSSYYWEHIYNFVDEVKKFPELVKRATWKVAKEDPRRVIHALKVALALTLISLLYLLEPLFKGIGKNAMWAVMTVVVVMEFTAGATLCKGLNRGLGTILAGSLAFLIEYIADVSVKTYRAVFIGAAVFLVGYAATYVRFIPYIKKNYDYGVLIFLLTFNLITVSSYRVENVWSIARDRMLTIAIGCGLCLVMSLLVFPNWSGEYLHKSIISKLEGLANAIEGCVKEYFCESEIQSSEDDSCEDSIYLGYKAVLDSKASEETLALQASWEPRCSRYFRRIPWKQYTKVGVALRHFSYTVVALHGCLQSEIQTPWSIRSQYKEPCMKLTEQVFKILRELANSIRNKRKFCPHILSNDLNVALEDLNNALKSQPQYFRGSKISRTSKMQHEEESRASFSGVNNNDSSEDPKERQKKVLRPQLSKTLSMITSFQFSEALPVAAFTSLLLEMVAKLDHVINEVEQLGRMSHFREFRVEDEIVVTCERPKVNSSYTDMTSYGED from the exons atggcTGAGATCAATACTACTAGTAAAAGAAGCTCAAGCAGTTATTATTGGGAACATATTTATAACTTTGTTGATGAAGTGAAAAAGTTTCCAGAATTGGTGAAGAGAGCAACATGGAAAGTTGCCAAAGAGGATCCAAGAAGGGTGATTCATGCTTTGAAAGTAGCCTTGGCCTTGACACTTATTTCTCTCTTGTAtcttttggagccattgttcaAAGGCATTGGAAAGAATGCTATGTGGGCTGTTATGACTGTGGTTGTGGTTATGGAGTTCACTGCTG GGGCAACATTATGCAAAGGACTTAATAGAGGATTAGGGACTATTTTGGCAGGGTCCTTGGCATTTCTTATTGAGTATATTGCAGATGTGTCTGTTAAGACTTATAGAGCTGTTTTCATTGGTGCCGCAGTTTTTCTTGTTG GGTATGCAGCTACTTATGTGAGGTTCATCCCCTATATCAAGAAGAATTATGACTATGGTGTTTTGATATTTCTCTTGACCTTTAATTTGATAACAGTATCAAGTTACCGAGTAGAAAATGTTTGGAGCATTGCAAGAGATCGTATGTTAACCATTGCAATTGGGTGTGGTCTATGCCTTGTGATGAGTCTGTTGGTGTTTCCAAATTGGTCAGGGGAATACCTTCATAAATCCATCATATCAAAGCTGGAAGGACTAGCCAACGCAATCGAAG GGTGTGTCAAGGAATATTTTTGTGAGTCTGAGATACAATCAAGTGAAGATGATTCATGTGAGGATTCCATTTACTTGGGTTACAAGGCAGTGTTAGATTCCAAAGCTAGTGAAGAAACATTG GCATTACAAGCGAGCTGGGAGCCGAGATGCTCGAGATATTTCCGGCGAATCCCATGGAAGCAATATACAAAAGTCGGCGTTGCTCTTCGCCACTTTAGTTACACTGTTGTAGCTCTACATGGATGTCTGCAGTCTGAAATTCAG ACACCATGGTCAATTCGATCTCAATACAAGGAACCTTGCATGAAACTCACAGAACAAGTGTTCAAAATACTAAGGGAACTGGCAAACAGCATaaggaacaaaagaaaattctgTCCTCATATACTCTCCAATGATCTCAATGTAGCCTTAGAAGATCTCAACAATGCCTTGAAATCCCAACCACAATACTTTCGCGGCTCCAAGATCAGCCGAACCTCCAAAATGCAGCATGAAGAAGAGTCTAGAGCCTCATTTTCAGGTGTTAACAACAATGATTCTAGTGAAGAtccaaaggaaagacaaaagaagGTTCTAAGGCCACAGCTGAGTAAGACTTTGAGTATGATCACTAGCTTTCAATTCTCAGAAGCACTTCCTGTTGCTGCTTTCACTTCTTTGCTTTTGGAGATGGTGGCAAAACTAGATCATGTGATAAATGAAGTTGAACAATTGGGCAGAATGTCACACTTTAGAGAGTTCAGAGTTGAAGATGAGATTGTTGTCACTTGTGAGAGACCAAAAGTGAATTCATCTTACACTGACATGACTTCTTATGGAGAAGACTAA
- the LOC107467248 gene encoding uncharacterized protein LOC107467248, translated as MSYDNLVSSVLRKLGLEGVKRVKKFFYRIPISVLQEIVKYDCFTIGSDEDLQVLFHCRRQFSEVKIPKLLAKLVDVVSSSGGSNRNTPTIATVACSSSRPANASSSVPVYEPPVQLVASASFAKDLNESGGGEVGIGDHVPTPLHCAAPAGLGDALLDDPVDDDVEPDIIADDSGDDIGPSEATGARRDSSSGTHQYPPHFSSLDLDTMRHERDHGEPTGFGARDVEGTAGLTEFQVGQQFQDKNEVVLSVKTYSIRRGVQYKVVESDYRRYVGKCSEFGNGCTWLIRLSLRQRKCI; from the coding sequence ATGAGCTATGATAACCTTGTTAGTTCTGTTCTACGAAAACTTGGTTTAGAAGGCGTGAAACGGGTTAAGAAATTTTTCTATCGAATTCCGATCTCGGTTCTCCAAGAAATCGTGAAATATGATTGTTTCACGATTGGTAGTGATGAGGACTTGCAGGTCCTGTTTCATTGTCGCCGGCAGTTTTCCGAAGTGAAGATACCGAAACTGTTGGCGAAGTTGGTTGACGTGGTATCCAGCTCGGGGGGTTCAAACCGGAATACCCCAACTATAGCCACGGTTGCTTGTTCTAGCTCCAGACCTGCGAATGCATCTTCCTCCGTCCCTGTGTATGAACCTCCGGTCCAGCTTGTCGCCTCCGCATCGTTTGCCAAGGATCTCAACGAAAGTGGAGGCGGTGAGGTTGGAATAGGAGATCATGTGCCGACCCCCTTACATTGTGCTGCACCGGCTGGTCTTGGAGATGCATTGTTGGATGATCCAGTGGACGACGATGTGGAGCCGGATATCATTGCTGATGACAGCGGCGATGATATTGGACCGAGTGAGGCTACTGGTGCTAGACGTGATTCTAGCTCTGGCACACATCAGTACCCTCCAcatttttcatctttggacttGGATACAATGAGGCATGAGAGGGATCATGGGGAGCCTACTGGTTTTGGCGCTAGAGATGTTGAAGGGACTGCAGGTCTGACAGAGTTTCAAGTGGGTCAGCAATTTCAGGACAAGAATGAGGTTGTGTTAAGTGTGAAGACTTACAGCATCCGACGCGGGGTACAATACAAGGTGGTGGAGTCTGACTATCGCCGGTATGTTGGGAAGTGTTCTGAGTTTgggaatgggtgcacatggttgattcggCTCAGCCTCCGGCAGCGCAAGTGCATTTAG
- the LOC107467249 gene encoding aluminum-activated malate transporter 12-like — MTRQVHPESDIEVPPPFKDDSNISAEETSSSSSGKKIQKKKCNEGCSFADKVRKFPESVWTSTVKVGREDPRRVVHAFKFGVALTFVSLFYMIDDLYNALQKDAMFAVFTVVVVMEFTVGATLCKGLNRALGTVLAACLAVLIDALASSSTKILTAIIVGVSVFLVGSGATYARFIPHIKKNLDYGVVVFILTFNLVTVSSYRDDNVLRLAQSRMLNIAVGCMICLIMCLLVFPNWSGKYLQDSITSKLESLGNCIEVCVKEYFCESDLKGSEDGSIHDRISKDYKGVLDSKAAEDTLILHARWEPRYTSFHRIPWKQFGKVGDALRHFCYTVVALHGCLKSEIQAPWSIRNKCKNPCIKLAEEANKILKELSNSIKDKRQVCPHILNNGLNKALEDLNNALKSQPQLHFSHTLSARMRGQGPPLPPDSDDGQMPMPQLSKSMSKTMSVIVGLEFSEALPLAAFTSLLLDMVAKLEYVIDEVELLGRMAHFREYRSEDEFSVRTEERPKPCSELPAYGA; from the exons ATGACCCGTCAGGTTCATCCTGAATCGGATATTGAAGTTCCTCCCCCTTTTAAAG ATGACTCAAATATTTCAGCAGAAGAaaccagcagcagcagcagtggtaaaaaaatccaaaagaaaaagtgcAATGAAGGTTGTAGCTTTGCAGATAAAGTGAGGAAGTTTCCAGAATCGGTATGGACTTCGACAGTGAAGGTTGGCAGAGAGGATCCAAGAAGGGTGGTTCATGCCTTCAAATTCGGCGTGGCATTGACATTTGTATCTTTGTTTTATATGATTGATGATTTGTACAATGCACTCCAAAAGGATGCTATGTTTGCTGTGTTTACTGTGGTTGTGGTGATGGAATTCACAGTTG GAGCAACATTATGCAAAGGACTAAATAGAGCATTGGGGACAGTTTTGGCAGCATGCTTAGCAGTTCTGATAGATGCTCTTGCAAGTTCCTCTACTAAGATTTTAACTGCAATTATTGTTGGTGTTTCAGTTTTCCTTGTTG GAAGTGGAGCTACTTATGCAAGGTTCATACCCCACATCAAGAAGAATCTAGACTATGGTGTTGTTGTGTTTATCTTGACATTTAATCTAGTAACAGTGTCCAGTTACCGTGATGATAATGTGTTGAGACTGGCGCAATCAAGAATGTTAAACATCGCGGTTGGATGCATGATATGCCTTATCATGTGCCTATTGGTGTTTCCAAACTGGTCAGGGAAATACCTTCAGGATTCAATCACATCAAAACTAGAAAGCCTAGGAAACTGTATAGAAG TTTGTGTGAAAGAATACTTTTGTGAGTCTGATCTAAAAGGAAGTGAAGACGGTTCGATTCATGATCGCATTTCCAAAGATTACAAAGGTGTTTTAGATTCCAAAGCTGCTGAAGATACATTG ATCTTACATGCAAGGTGGGAGCCAAGATACACAAGCTTCCACAGAATCCCATGGAAGCAATTTGGGAAAGTCGGCGATGCTCTTCGCCATTTTTGTTACACTGTTGTAGCTCTACATGGTTGTTTGAAGTCTGAAATTCAG GCACCATGGTCCATTCGAAACAAGTGCAAGAACCCTTGCATCAAACTTGCAGAAGAAGCTAACAAGATTCTAAAGGAACTCTCAAACAGCATAAAGGACAAACGCCAAGTTTGCCCTCACATACTCAACAATGGTCTCAACAAAGCCTTAGAAGACCTCAACAATGCCTTGAAATCACAACCTCAGCTTCATTTCAGCCACACACTGTCGGCCAGGATGCGAGGTCAAGGGCCCCCTTTGCCTCCTGATAGCGATGATGGTCAGATGCCTATGCCTCAACTGAGCAAGAGTATGAGTAAGACTATGAGTGTAATCGTTGGCCTCGAGTTCTCAGAAGCACTTCCCCTTGCAGCTTTCACTTCTTTGTTGCTGGATATGGTGGCAAAGCTAGAATATGTCATAGATGAAGTTGAATTATTGGGAAGAATGGCACACTTCAGAGAGTACAGAAGTGAAGATGAATTTTCGGTTAGAACTGAGGAACGACCTAAACCTTGTAGTGAACTACCTGCTTACGGAGCCTAA
- the LOC107467531 gene encoding 2-alkenal reductase (NADP(+)-dependent), whose amino-acid sequence MAEVSNKQVVAARDITGNPKESDMYLKSSTISLELPPEAENAVLVKNLYLSCDPYMRGTRGKDVKRLFHSFTPDSPIVGYGVCKVVDSKHPGFKKGDLVWGVTKWEEYSVITLTDSLFKIEHTDVPLSYYTGLLGMPGMTAYAGFYEVGAPKKGDYVFVSSAFGAVGQLVGQLAKLMGCYVVGSAGSKEKVEILKNKYGFDGAFNYKEEHDLDATLKRFFPEGIDIYFDNVGGDTLEAALINMRRRGRIVVAGMISQYELDEPQGIKNLLNIIYKQIKIEAFIVFDYYEHYPKFLEIVVPYIKEGKISYVEDIAEGIEKAPAALEAMFTGRSAGKQVVLVANE is encoded by the exons ATGGCAGAAGTGAGCAACAAACAGGTTGTGGCTGCACGTGACATAACTGGTAATCCAAAAGAGAGTGACATGTATTTGAAGAGTTCCACCATAAGCTTGGAACTTCCTCCAGAGGCTGAAAATGCTGTGCTTGTTAAGAATCTTTACTTATCTTGTGATCCTTACATGAGAGGAACCAGGGGAAAGGATGTCAAACGCCTCTTCCATTCTTTCACTCCTGATTCA cCAATAGTTGGGTATGGAGTATGCAAAGTAGTGGATTCCAAACACCCTGGATTCAAGAAAGGAGACTTGGTGTGGGGAGTGACCAAATGGGAAGAGTACAGTGTGATCACATTGACAGATAGCCTCTTCAAAATTGAGCATACAGATGTACCTCTTTCCTATTATACTGGACTACTTG GTATGCCTGGTATGACTGCTTATGCAGGTTTCTATGAAGTTGGAGCTCCAAAGAAAGGAGATTATGTCTTTGTATCTTCAGCATTTGGTGCTGTTGGTCAACTTGTTGGTCAACTTGCAAAATTGATGGGATGTTATGTTGTTGGAAGTGCTGGCAGCAAAGAAAAG GTTGAGATTTTGAAGAACAAGTATGGGTTTGATGGTGCTTTTAATTACAAGGAGGAACATGACCTTGATGCAACATTAAAGAG GTTCTTTCCGGAAGGCATTGACATTTACTTTGACAACGTTGGGGGAGACACACTTGAGGCAGCACTTATTAACATGAGAAGGCGCGGCCGAATCGTAGTGGCCGGAATGATATCACAATATGAACTTGATGAGCCTCAAGGCATAAAGAACTTGCTGAATATAATTTATAAGCAGATTAAAATAGAAGCCTTCATAGTGTTTGATTATTATGAACACTATCCTAAGTTCTTGGAGATTGTTGTGCCTTACATTAAAGAAGGCAAGATATCATACGTCGAAGACATAGCTGAAGGCATTGAGAAAGCTCCGGCAGCTTTAGAAGCAATGTTCACAGGCCGAAGTGCTGGCAAACAAGTTGTTTTAGTTGCTAATGAATGA